TCTCCAGTTCACCTAATTTTTCTTTCTTTATTCGTCCAAGATCAATATCATGTATTACACCACAACGTTGTAACTTACATCCTAAGTAGTAATATAAGAGTAGTGATGCTTGACTTTCATTTAATGAGTTCAAGCTGATACCTTTTGTTTTAATTATCATCTCAAGTAAATTTGCTTGTTGTTGAAACTCATCAAAACTTAAATTATCTTCTGTTACATTTAAAAGAGATTTAATTTTAAGATAAATATCTCTAAGTCCTTCTGATTCGACATCACTACTCATCAACTTTAATTCCTTTAACTTTGTTTAATATCAACTCTTAAAATAGTTTTTTCTGTTGCTAGTAAACCACCAAGAACAAAATCAATATATGAATGAGCAATATCACTTGAATTTTTATCAACATGTTCATTTAGAGTTGGTAACATATATTTATTTGGTCTAAATTCAATTAAATTTGGATTCAAAGGATAAATAAGTATTTGATTTTGCAAAAGATTACTTGTTTGTAAGTAAACTCTTTGCCTATTATTAATAGACTTTATAATTTTAATTAATATATCTTCCCACAAATAAGAAAATGATAAATTTTTTACTACATATGGTTCACTAAGTTTTAAACTTGTTAATGGATCAACTAGTACCATAATAGGAGTAGAAAATTCATCTCCAAATTCTAATTTTGAAAGTCCTGATTCTATCTTTTCAAATATCTTATCCATTTTATCTTTATTAGAAGATTCAACTGATTCTAATATTTGATTTGGCATATTAAGTAGTCCATAC
This sequence is a window from Borrelia hispanica CRI. Protein-coding genes within it:
- a CDS encoding DUF3890 domain-containing protein, coding for MSSDVESEGLRDIYLKIKSLLNVTEDNLSFDEFQQQANLLEMIIKTKGISLNSLNESQASLLLYYYLGCKLQRCGVIHDIDLGRIKKEKLGELEIDYHPTSDNTTCINNDYCIAFEALLKEVKLEQTKPFAIGVV